One window from the genome of Nocardioides panaciterrulae encodes:
- a CDS encoding general stress protein, producing MSMPSAFPRQQPMKLQFPQSLAVYDDYEAAQRAVDFLSDNKFPVEQCMIVGTDLKRIERITGRLTTGRVAVGGLLSGVWLGLFVGLIFALFDTGTSAVAVVLSTMLFGALFGLIWALAGYAATRGHRDFSSVTSVVATKYEVLVEHKVAQQARDLLAQLPGAMPNPFA from the coding sequence ATGAGCATGCCCTCGGCCTTCCCGCGCCAGCAACCGATGAAGCTGCAGTTCCCCCAGTCACTGGCGGTGTACGACGACTACGAGGCCGCCCAGCGCGCTGTCGACTTCCTCTCCGACAACAAGTTCCCGGTCGAGCAGTGCATGATCGTCGGCACCGACCTCAAGCGGATCGAGCGGATCACCGGCCGGCTCACCACCGGCCGGGTGGCCGTCGGCGGGCTGCTGTCCGGGGTGTGGCTGGGGCTGTTCGTCGGGCTGATCTTCGCGCTCTTCGACACCGGCACCAGCGCCGTCGCCGTGGTGCTGTCCACGATGCTCTTCGGCGCGCTGTTCGGGCTGATCTGGGCGCTGGCCGGCTACGCCGCGACCCGCGGCCACCGCGACTTCTCCTCGGTCACCTCGGTGGTCGCCACCAAGTACGAGGTGCTCGTCGAGCACAAGGTCGCCCAGCAGGCCCGCGACCTGCTCGCCCAGCTGCCCGGCGCGATGCCGAACCCCTTCGCCTGA
- the purQ gene encoding phosphoribosylformylglycinamidine synthase subunit PurQ — MKVGVVTFPGSLDDVDARRAVRLGGHEGVALWHGEHDLRGVDAVILPGGFSYGDYLRCGAISRFSPVMTEVVEAARRGMPVLGICNGFQILCESHLLPGALIRNDHRRFVCRDQRLRIESNRTAWTSSYDEGAEVTIVLKNGEGGFVADAETLDRLEGEGRVVARYLEGNPNGSLRDIAGITNERGNVVGLMPHPEHSVEELTGSGTDGLGFFTSLAAAVLA, encoded by the coding sequence GTGAAGGTCGGCGTCGTCACCTTCCCGGGCTCCCTCGACGACGTCGACGCCCGGCGCGCCGTCCGGCTCGGCGGCCACGAGGGCGTTGCGCTGTGGCACGGCGAGCACGACCTGCGCGGCGTGGACGCGGTGATCCTGCCGGGCGGCTTCTCCTACGGCGACTACCTGCGCTGCGGCGCGATCTCCCGCTTCTCCCCGGTGATGACCGAGGTGGTCGAGGCGGCCCGGCGCGGCATGCCGGTGCTCGGCATCTGCAACGGCTTCCAGATCCTTTGCGAGTCCCACCTGCTGCCGGGCGCGCTGATCCGCAACGACCACCGCAGGTTCGTCTGCCGCGACCAGCGGCTGCGGATCGAGAGCAACCGCACCGCGTGGACCTCGTCCTACGACGAGGGCGCCGAGGTCACCATCGTGCTCAAGAACGGCGAGGGCGGCTTCGTCGCGGACGCCGAGACCCTGGACCGGCTCGAGGGGGAGGGCCGGGTGGTCGCCCGCTACCTCGAGGGCAACCCCAACGGCTCGCTGCGCGACATCGCCGGCATCACCAACGAGCGCGGCAACGTCGTCGGCCTGATGCCGCACCCCGAGCACTCGGTCGAGGAGCTGACCGGTTCGGGCACCGACGGGCTGGGCTTCTTCACCTCGCTCGCCGCCGCGGTCCTCGCGTGA
- a CDS encoding DUF3817 domain-containing protein, with product MSAGRLGPRSLFRRVAVAEAITWALLLFGMVLKYGTGTTDLGVRVFGMLHGIVFIAYCLVTLLVGVDQRWSRGRVLLGLACSIPPFATVLFDRYAESRGALDERWRLRSAAPASQPVSQPVSQPASLAERAAAWLLRNPARGAVAGLVAVAVLTGVALVAGPPAG from the coding sequence GTGAGCGCCGGCCGCCTCGGCCCGCGCAGCCTGTTCCGCCGGGTCGCGGTCGCGGAGGCGATCACCTGGGCGCTGCTGCTCTTCGGCATGGTCCTGAAGTACGGCACCGGCACGACCGACCTGGGCGTCCGTGTCTTCGGGATGCTGCACGGGATCGTCTTCATCGCCTACTGCCTGGTGACGCTGCTCGTCGGCGTCGACCAGCGCTGGTCCCGCGGCCGGGTGCTGCTGGGGCTGGCCTGCTCGATCCCGCCGTTCGCGACGGTGTTGTTCGACCGGTACGCCGAGTCGCGCGGCGCCCTCGATGAGCGCTGGCGGCTGCGCTCGGCCGCGCCCGCCTCGCAGCCCGTCTCGCAGCCCGTCTCGCAGCCCGCCTCGCTGGCCGAGCGCGCCGCCGCCTGGCTGCTGCGCAACCCGGCCCGGGGCGCCGTCGCGGGCCTGGTGGCGGTGGCGGTGCTCACCGGCGTGGCGCTGGTGGCCGGGCCGCCCGCGGGCTGA
- a CDS encoding long-chain-fatty-acid--CoA ligase has protein sequence MEATLSYNLSTLLEDSARRFPDREAVVLGDTRLSYTQVDAAASQVANLLASRGIGHGDKVALSCPNLPHFTIAYFGILKAGATVVPLNVLLKGREIAYHLGDSDAKAYLCFEGTPDLPMAKEGYAGFSDAPGCEHFFVITADPAAASPIDGTETLGAAMAAQPPTFETVATDEDDTAVILYTSGTTGQPKGAELRHRNMRDNAQVGRDLFGADAENPDTFLCVLPLFHSFGQTCIQNGAFAFGGTVVMLPRFEARAALQLMGKEKVTYFAGVPTMYWGLLGALEEVRAAGGVDVEELARNLRVAAAGGAALPVEVHKEFQRKFGVTILEGYGLSETSPVASFSPRGEEVRVGSIGRPIPGVEMTLLQPGTWDEVPGDLEADGKTAVGEIAIKGHNIMKGYYDRPEATAEVMRDGWFRSGDLGRRDADGWYYIVDRSKDMIIRGGFNVYPREIEEVLMTHPAVSLAAVIGVPHESHGEEIKAFVILEPGATTTAEELVAWGKEQMANYKYPRLVEVVDSLPMTATGKILKRELS, from the coding sequence ATGGAGGCCACGTTGTCGTACAACCTGTCGACCCTGCTCGAGGACAGCGCCCGGCGGTTCCCCGACCGCGAGGCGGTCGTCCTCGGGGACACCCGGCTGAGCTACACCCAGGTCGACGCGGCCGCCAGCCAGGTCGCCAACCTGCTGGCCTCGCGCGGCATCGGGCACGGCGACAAGGTCGCGCTCAGCTGCCCGAACCTGCCGCACTTCACGATCGCCTACTTCGGCATCCTCAAGGCCGGGGCGACCGTGGTGCCGTTGAACGTGCTGCTCAAGGGCCGCGAGATCGCCTACCACCTCGGGGACTCCGACGCGAAGGCCTACCTGTGCTTCGAGGGCACCCCTGACCTGCCGATGGCCAAGGAGGGGTACGCCGGGTTCTCCGACGCACCGGGCTGCGAGCACTTCTTCGTGATCACCGCCGACCCGGCCGCGGCCTCCCCGATCGACGGGACCGAGACCCTGGGTGCGGCGATGGCCGCCCAGCCCCCGACGTTCGAGACCGTGGCGACCGACGAGGACGACACCGCGGTCATCCTCTACACCTCCGGGACCACCGGCCAGCCCAAGGGCGCCGAGCTGCGGCACCGCAACATGCGCGACAACGCGCAGGTCGGGCGGGATCTGTTCGGGGCGGACGCGGAGAACCCCGACACGTTCCTGTGCGTGCTGCCGCTGTTCCACTCCTTCGGGCAGACCTGCATCCAGAACGGCGCGTTCGCCTTCGGTGGCACGGTCGTGATGCTGCCCCGCTTCGAGGCCCGGGCCGCGCTGCAGCTGATGGGCAAGGAGAAGGTCACCTACTTCGCGGGTGTCCCGACGATGTACTGGGGCCTGCTCGGCGCGCTGGAGGAGGTGCGCGCGGCCGGCGGCGTCGACGTCGAGGAGCTCGCCCGCAACCTCCGGGTGGCCGCGGCCGGTGGTGCCGCGCTGCCCGTGGAGGTGCACAAGGAGTTCCAGCGCAAGTTCGGCGTGACGATCCTCGAGGGCTACGGGCTCTCGGAGACCTCCCCGGTGGCCAGCTTCTCCCCGCGCGGCGAGGAGGTCCGGGTCGGCTCGATCGGCCGGCCGATCCCCGGCGTGGAGATGACGCTGCTCCAGCCCGGCACCTGGGACGAGGTGCCCGGCGACCTCGAGGCGGACGGCAAGACCGCGGTCGGGGAGATCGCGATCAAGGGCCACAACATCATGAAGGGCTACTACGACCGGCCCGAGGCCACCGCCGAGGTGATGCGCGACGGCTGGTTCCGCTCCGGCGACCTCGGCCGCCGCGACGCCGACGGTTGGTACTACATCGTCGACCGGTCCAAGGACATGATCATCCGCGGCGGCTTCAACGTCTACCCGCGCGAGATCGAGGAGGTCCTGATGACCCACCCCGCCGTCTCGCTCGCCGCCGTCATCGGCGTCCCGCACGAGAGCCACGGCGAGGAGATCAAGGCGTTCGTGATCCTCGAGCCCGGTGCCACCACCACCGCCGAGGAGCTCGTCGCGTGGGGCAAGGAGCAGATGGCCAACTACAAGTACCCGCGCCTGGTCGAGGTCGTCGACTCGCTGCCCATGACCGCCACCGGGAAGATCCTCAAGCGCGAGCTGAGCTGA
- a CDS encoding glycoside hydrolase domain-containing protein has translation MFRPARRTGRPTVLSLATGLLATLATAALITTSAPGASARAANPVTPGDFTGYGFDQCQAPSQQTMNRWRRHSPFWAVGIYISGDSRACRDQTNLSPAWVGTQLARGWRLLPITLGPQASCQPRFPRYGDDETIDPRLGRHKNYLPARRQGKAEATKTVAAAQALGIVPGSTMYYDLEGFDLGNTACRESALAFLTAWTNQIHALDYVSGVYSSAGSGIKMLDDARVQRPGQFALPDQIWIARWDGRADTSTSYIRADGWMPHARVKQYQGGHDETWGRARVNIDRDFLDVGRGSVAPRESHCPKTVVNHRDYPKLHPANDHYTPAPMLVKTLQCLLQEHDAYTGKVTGRYDADTVAAAHAWQSAHGLAAGRAWNRRSWMTLLADGGRPLLKFGSASSDVRRLQRTLDAASRGTQLRVSGVFDAATQSALRVYQDGVGLPIDGIAAGPTWSALQAARR, from the coding sequence ATGTTCCGACCGGCCCGCCGGACCGGCCGCCCCACGGTCCTGAGCCTCGCCACCGGCCTGCTGGCCACGCTCGCGACCGCCGCCCTCATCACGACCTCGGCCCCGGGCGCCAGCGCCCGCGCGGCGAACCCGGTCACGCCGGGCGACTTCACCGGCTACGGCTTCGACCAGTGCCAGGCCCCCTCGCAGCAGACGATGAACCGGTGGCGGCGGCACTCGCCGTTCTGGGCGGTCGGCATCTACATCTCCGGCGACTCCCGGGCCTGCCGCGACCAGACCAACCTGAGCCCGGCCTGGGTCGGCACCCAGCTCGCGCGGGGCTGGCGGCTGCTGCCGATCACGCTGGGCCCGCAGGCCTCGTGCCAGCCCCGGTTCCCGCGCTACGGCGACGACGAGACGATCGACCCGCGGCTCGGGAGGCACAAGAACTACCTGCCCGCCCGGCGGCAGGGCAAGGCCGAGGCCACCAAGACCGTGGCGGCGGCCCAGGCGCTCGGGATCGTCCCCGGCAGCACGATGTACTACGACCTCGAGGGCTTCGACCTCGGCAACACCGCCTGCCGCGAGTCCGCGCTGGCGTTCCTCACCGCGTGGACCAACCAGATCCACGCCCTCGACTACGTCTCCGGCGTCTACTCCAGCGCCGGCTCGGGCATCAAGATGCTCGACGACGCCCGGGTGCAGCGCCCCGGCCAGTTCGCGCTCCCCGACCAGATCTGGATCGCCCGCTGGGACGGCCGCGCGGACACCTCCACGTCCTACATCCGCGCCGACGGCTGGATGCCGCACGCGCGGGTCAAGCAGTACCAGGGCGGCCACGACGAGACCTGGGGCCGTGCCCGGGTGAACATCGACCGCGACTTCCTCGACGTGGGCCGCGGCTCGGTGGCCCCCCGGGAGTCGCACTGCCCGAAGACGGTCGTCAACCACCGTGACTACCCGAAGCTGCACCCGGCCAACGACCACTACACCCCCGCCCCGATGCTGGTGAAGACCCTGCAGTGCCTGTTGCAGGAGCACGACGCCTACACCGGCAAGGTCACCGGCCGGTACGACGCCGACACGGTCGCGGCCGCCCACGCCTGGCAGAGCGCCCACGGCCTGGCCGCCGGACGGGCGTGGAACCGGCGCAGCTGGATGACGCTGCTGGCCGACGGGGGCCGCCCGCTGCTGAAGTTCGGCTCCGCGAGCTCCGACGTACGCCGCCTGCAGCGGACCCTGGACGCGGCGAGCCGCGGGACCCAGCTGAGGGTCAGCGGCGTGTTCGACGCGGCCACCCAGTCCGCGCTGCGCGTCTACCAGGACGGGGTCGGGCTGCCGATCGACGGCATCGCCGCCGGTCCCACCTGGTCGGCGCTGCAGGCCGCGAGGCGCTGA
- the purS gene encoding phosphoribosylformylglycinamidine synthase subunit PurS codes for MPRVVVDVMPKPEILDPQGKAVLGALPRLGFSGVADVRQGKRFELEIEGELTEQVLGEVRQMAETLLSNPVIEDFTVSVETPVAPVPGAGA; via the coding sequence GTGCCCCGAGTCGTCGTCGACGTCATGCCCAAGCCCGAGATCCTCGACCCCCAGGGGAAGGCCGTCCTCGGCGCGCTGCCCCGGCTGGGGTTCTCCGGCGTCGCCGACGTCCGCCAGGGCAAGCGGTTCGAGCTGGAGATCGAGGGCGAGCTGACCGAGCAGGTGCTCGGCGAGGTCCGGCAGATGGCCGAGACGCTGCTGTCGAACCCGGTGATCGAGGACTTCACGGTCTCGGTCGAGACCCCGGTCGCCCCGGTCCCGGGGGCGGGCGCGTGA